In Aspergillus nidulans FGSC A4 chromosome II, a single window of DNA contains:
- a CDS encoding uncharacterized protein (transcript_id=CADANIAT00004242): protein MQLQFSTLPGLLAVFVAFPLTSTFANPVEINSSPIPSAFPQSPSAGASASVNAGANANGPSIQEPERPIPSLKPEQATASQSLVHSIATLIASSAASSLDPTTCPPTHNSRQCCTSVDSLADDVVGEDAIGGLIPWFQGVKISSIVGFQYGTKANVDSGNRGDRTNLNGQPGTQSLFKSGCIPYDKAIQDKKEAIEKSKAEASYLAAQSSSVPTPTPSK, encoded by the exons ATGCAACTCCAATTCAGCACCCTTCCTGGCCTTCTCGCCGTCTTTGTCGCCTTTCCTCTAACCTCGACCTTCGCCAACCCTGTCGAGATCAACAGTTCTCCTATCCCGTCAGCCTTCCCCCAAAGCCCCAGCGCCggtgccagcgccagcgtTAACGCTGGCGCTAACGCCAACGGCCCCTCCATCCAGGAACCAGAACGACCGATTCCATCTCTTAAACCTGAGCAAGCAACGGCCTCGCAGTCATTAGTCCACTCGATCGCAACCCTCATTgcttcctccgccgcctcctccctcgACCCGACTACATGCCCACCAACCCACAATTCACGCCAGTGCTGCACATCCGTGGACAGTCTTGCGGACGACGTGGTCGGTGAGGACGCGATCGGCGGTCTGATACCGTGGTTCCAGGGCGTGAAGATCAGTAGTATAGTAGGCTTTCAGT ATGGAACGAAAGCTAATGTCGACTCTGGGAACAG AGGCGACCGTACTAACTTAAATGGACAGCCCGGTACGCAGTCCCTTTTCAAGAGCGGATGTATCCCCTACGACAAGGCTATccaggacaagaaggaggcGATTGAAAAGAGCAAGGCCGAGGCAAGTTATCTGGCTGCGCAGTCTAGTTCCGTTCCAACGCCCACGCCTTCGAAATAG
- a CDS encoding emp24/gp25L/p24 family protein (transcript_id=CADANIAT00004239), which yields MRFTALLIGLLAYLVSSVTATALTYRLEANEKACFYKFVEQRNTKVAFYFAVQSGGSFDVDYAVVGPGEKPVLDGTKERQGDFVFTAQSVGEYRFCFNNEMSTFAEKMVDFEIALENESRTELPSRQGANPEQASAIEESIFKLSAQLSTISRNQKYFRTRENRNFSTVRSTERRIWNFSIIESLMMVSMAGLQVFIVRFFFQGARKGYV from the exons ATGCGATTCACAGCTCTGCTTATCGGTCTTCTGGCATACCTGGTGTCCTCCGTCACCGCAACAGCCCTCACCTACCGACTTGAGGCGAACGAGAAAGCTTGCTTCTACAAGTTCGTCGAGCAACGGAACACCAAAGTCGCATTTTACTTTGCT GTTCAATCAGGTGGCTCCTTCGATGTCGACTATGCTGTTGTCGGACCCGGCGAGAAGCCTGTCCTAGACGGCACCAAAGAACGCCAGGGCGACTTTGTCTTTACGGCCCAGAGTGTCGGCGAGTACCGGTTCTGTTTCAACAACGAGATGTCCACATTTGCCGAAAAGATGGTCGATTTTGAGATTGCG CTTGAAAACGAATCCCGCACCGAGCTCCCATCCCGTCAGGGCGCGAACCCTGAACAAGCCTCCGCGATCGAAGAGTCGATTTTCAAGCTTTCCGCGCAACTGTCCACCATCTCCCGTAACCAGAAGTACTTCCGAACACGCGAGAACCGCAACTTCAGTACCGTGCGGTCGACGGAACGCCGAATCTGGAACTTCAGCATCATTGAAAGCCTCATGATGGTTTCCATGGCCGGACTGCAGGTTTTCATTGTTaggttcttcttccaagGGGCCAGGAAGG GTTACGTGTGA
- a CDS encoding uncharacterized protein (transcript_id=CADANIAT00004241), with product MPSASAHTASVSHNQDSGPPPGAMNANVSASNRNVIYPGQSGGSGGHSRRSSTTVEDYSRIMLEYTQRRMAGFADRPGDSGRRSATSRSSRSSNTSGQSGTSMSGFLAGQATGPGPGSGSGSALTGRTHSPADSKIRHVDFGAGVSDGE from the coding sequence ATGCCCTCCGCCAGCGCCCATACAGCGTCCGTGTCCCATAATCAAGACTCTGGTCCGCCTCCCGGCGCCATGAATGCCAATGTCAGCGCCAGCAACCGCAACGTTATCTACCCCGGTCAAtctggcggcagcggcggtcACAGCCGCCGCTCGTCCACCACCGTCGAAGACTATTCGCGCATCATGCTCGAGTACACCCAACGCCGCATGGCCGGGTTTGCAGATCGCCCCGGTGACAGCGGCAGAAGGTCAGCCACtagccgcagcagcaggagcagtaACACCAGTGGCCAGAGCGGCACTTCGATGAGCGGCTTCCTAGCAGGACAAGCAACGGGCCCGGGCCCTggatctggctctggctctgcactGACTGGCCGCACCCATTCTCCGGCTGATTCTAAGATCCGCCATGTTGACTTTGGCGCGGGGGTCTCGGATGGCGAATAG
- a CDS encoding signal peptidase complex subunit SPC3 (submitted as non-partial;~transcript_id=CADANIAT00004237) — protein sequence KHSTLNRAQAVFGFFTTVALFVAGFAALSVLLFPTDKINTEVSLRDVKVIKGRPHYYSTKKEEYAQMRFDLDADLSPLFNWNTKQVFVYVYATYSSSNKPSENSLTPQSQAIIWDTIIEAPESPYSFANLREQFFPTKSGKSASSRKRSSTNKRNDSNKQDAVPGTLRLRNQKSKYQISDITGKMAERTNVTLSVGWNVQPWVGALWWAPGTGAVPRTGGSTGVSRAFDLPALKGTKPKTEGAEASV from the exons AAGCACTCGACACTAAATCGTGCCCAAGCggtcttcggcttcttcacGACAGTCGCGCTCTTTGTTGCGGGTTTCGCCGCCCTCTCGGTACTCTTGTTCCCGACAGATAAGATTAACACGGAAGTGTCGCTGAGGGATGTGAAAGT AATAAAAGGTCGACCCCACTACTACTCcaccaagaaagaagagtacGCGCAGATGAGATTTGACTTGGATGCTG ATCTCTCACCGCTCTTCAATTGGAACACAAAACAAGTCTTCGTCTACGTTTACGCGACgtactcctcctccaacaaaCCCTCCGAGAACTCGTTAACACCGCAGTCCCAAGCCATCATCTGGGATACTATCATTGAAGCCCCCGAATCGCCTTACTCTTTTGCGAATCTGCGCGAGCAGTTCTTCCCGACTAAGAGCGGCAAGTCCGCATCATCGCGCAAGCGCTCTTCGACGAACAAGAGGAACGATAGCAACAAGCAGGATGCTGTTCCCGGAACTCTCCGTCTCCGCAATCAGAAGAGCAAGTACCAGATTAGTGATATTACGGGGAAGATGGCGGAACGGACGAATGTCACGCTGAGCGTGGGGTGGAATGTGCAGCCGTGGGTAGGAGCGTTGTGGTGGGCTCCCGGAACTGGTGCGGTTCCCAGAACAGGTGGCAGCACCGGGGTATCGAGAGCGTTTGATTTGCCGGCGTTGAAGGGAacgaagccgaagacggagGGGGCAGAGGCTTCAGTTTAG
- a CDS encoding RNA polymerase II-binding domain-containing protein (transcript_id=CADANIAT00004243): MASHQVAIAKASLAAGLLRPDPTSVSRDEITTLHTTLDRALSHCSPANIQRCKSWLLNYVVASSNRMTLLAKYFVALSGSLDNSSATDGKQKETQDKQVAQAQTPSVKRKRLHMLYLLNDLFHHTKYHNSSSAAFSTLSGSLQPHMVELLSYAACYDREKNPKHHRRLGELLGIWQEHGYFGADYVGKLREVVANSAVSGPITSSATPGTESTEPNRKHRDAPYVMPSTHGDPSTPYYDLPAGNLIPHIIPNSTVPLRPDMIKPLQFLAGPADEKLVTALKAFLADVDRIYNPGCPQQKDGEIVDIDELGQTVIRDEITGDILEGETYYGWSRSFCQQMKKRNAKNRNESRSRSRSRSPSRRRRYSSVSDDSRYRSRSPRSRSRSPRRGRYSRDRSRSQRPSRSYSPVPAAPAPAQNHAYSQQQHDSYSQRSFAPQPHPQAPQIHHVPPQNAFPPPPPPNYQGAWPPPPPPQMPNFPPPFPQMPHMQMPPGQIPPPPGPPGSYGFPPGGRGWHQQPPPPPPSGRGWR; encoded by the exons ATGGCATCCCACCAAGTCGCCATCGCGAAAGCATCGCTGGCCGCGGGCCTCCTCCGGCCTGATCCAACGTCCGTCTCCCGTGACGAGATCACCACTCTGCATACTACTCTCGACCGAGCACTGTCGCACTGCTCACCCGCAAACATCCAG AGATGCAAGTCATGGCTCCTGAACTATGTGGTCGCGTCGTCGAATCGGATGACTTTGTTGGCGAAGTATTTTGTTGCATTATCGGGATCTCTGGACAACAGTTCCGCTACAGACGGGAAACAGAAGGAGACGCAAGACAAACAAGTGGCCCAAGCGCAAACCCCGTCGGTCAAGAGGAAAAGACTGCACATGCTGTACCTGCTCAACGACCTGTTCCATCACACGAAATATCATAATTCGTCGAGCGCGGCGTTCTCGACACTGAGTGGATCGTTGCAGCCGCATATGGTGGAATTGTTGAGTTATGCCGCGTGCTACGATCGCGAGAAGAACCCGAAACATCACAGGCGGCTAGGTGAGTTATTGGGTATATGGCAGGAGCATGGATACTTTGGAGCCGACTACGTGGGAAAGCTCCGAGAGGTCGTCGCCAATTCTGCTGTGTCTGGACCGATTACATCGTCGGCTACACCCGGCACAGAAAGTACAGAGCCGAATCGCAAGCATCGAGACGCACCGTATGTAATGCCGTCCACCCATGGTGATCCGTCGACCCCGTACTACGACCTTCCTGCCGGGAATCTCATCCCCCATATCATCCCAAACTCAACTGTCCCTCTCCGGCCGGACATGATCAAGCCGCTGCAGTTCTTGGCTGGTCCCGCAGATGAGAAGCTCGTAACAGCACTGAAGGCGTTCCTCGCAGATGTAGATCGGATCTATAACCCGGGCTGCCCCCAACAAAAGGACGGCGAAATTGTGGACATTGACGAGCTCGGTCAGACAGTAATTCGCGACGAAATTACCGGTGACATCCTTGAAGGCGAGACATACTACGGCTGGTCTCGGTCCTTCTGCCAGCAAATGAAGAAGCGAAACGCAAAAAACAGGAACGagagccgcagccgcagccgcagccgcagtcCCTCAAGGCGCAGAAGATACAGCAGCGTCAGCGACGATAGCCGATATCGAAGCAGAAGTCCCCGAAGCCGGTCACGGTCACCTCGACGAGGACGCTACTCGCGGGACCGTTCTCGCTCGCAACGGCCGAGCCGGTCATACTCACcagttcctgcagctcctgctcctgctcagaACCACGCGTActcgcagcagcaacacGACTCCTACAGTCAACGATCATTCGCTCcacaacctcatcctcaagcgCCACAAATCCATCACGTACCGCCGCAGAACgcatttcctcctccaccaccgccaaaCTATCAAGGCGCGtggccgccgcctcctccaccccAAATGCCCAACTTTCCGCCACCATTTCCGCAGATGCCACACATGCAGATGCCACCAGGTCAGATTCCGCCCCCGCCAGGGCCGCCGGGGTCATATGGTTTTCCTCCTGGCGGAAGAGGCTggcatcaacaacctcctccgccgccgccgtccGGACGGGGCTGGCGGTAG
- a CDS encoding gamma-glutamylcyclotransferase family protein (transcript_id=CADANIAT00004236) — protein MAPQILHRVIHGSPTPQQWQKDLLQFRPAVLHGYRRHRVRGADYPGIIRESESTQDAATDGSESATGKAALPSGPETRSRASVLGTVVSGLTDGDIHRLDIFEGAEYRREKVSVRILREALSKDLNNQDGVRNGDENRAHVDADAARDKHIKDVLEAAGADFADEEEEVETETYVWIAGRTMLEDAEWDFEAFKRDKMAWWVSADEKCVVSSHKKRSKTCKQSF, from the coding sequence ATGGCCCCCCAAATCCTTCACCGTGTAATCCACGGCTCTCCGACGCCACAACAATGGCAAAAAGACCTTCTCCAGTTTCGTCCCGCAGTACTGCACGGCTATAGGAGACATCGAGTCAGGGGAGCTGATTATCCGGGAATCATCAGAGAGTCAGAATCGACGCAGGATGCTGCTACGGATGGGTCTGAGTCTGCAACAGGTAAAGCAGCGCTACCTTCAGGGCCTGAAACACGGTCGCGCGCAAGCGTTCTCGGCACTGTCGTCTCAGGCCTTACGGACGGCGATATCCACAGACTCGATATCTTCGAGGGCGCAGAGTATAGGCGGGAAAAAGTTTCTGTGCGGATACTGCGGGAGGCATTATCAAAGGACTTGAACAATCAAGACGGGGTTCGGAATGGGGATGAGAACCGGGCGCATGTGGACGCAGATGCAGCTAGAGATAAGCACATCAAGGATGTGTTGGAGGCTGCGGGGGCAGATTTtgcagatgaagaggaggaggttgaaacGGAGACGTATGTGTGGATTGCTGGACGGACTATGTTAGAGGATGCAGAATGGGACTTTGAAGCCTTCAAGAGGGATAAGATGGCGTGGTGGGTTTCTGCTGATGAA
- a CDS encoding protein kinase pkpB (transcript_id=CADANIAT00004238) — protein MLRSWPNRCRRNLRTQRGHLSVRVLHSESFVHNPPPWRPVSALDEYVERQIRPISLRQLTFFGRTLTESRLLSSANYVRTELPTRLAHRLRDIQKLPYAVVANPHFSLVYELYYKAFERFRTVPEIRTLDDNDRFCDILRKTLKEHLVVIPRLAMGVLECRGLLPAEAMDQFMNTLLRARISRRVIAEQHLALTETFNSPWHFPGSQDRTDLNADFVGEVFLKCNAKEVVERCGKLVQDIIRQSSGSDKIPEISVQGHLDATFPYMLSHLEYIIGELLRNSIQAVSERYQGLNQTPPPIEVLICEAPQHVIMRVSDQGGGIPREILPYLWSFTKGPHSKVRLENLGQVPAMAATLQELSVSSDIKHADKETFRESSLDTLTSRPPDLRLGIGLPMSRVYAEYWAGSLELHSLEGYGVDAFLQISKLGNKNEQVTTRAAIDAV, from the exons ATGCTGCGGAGTTGGCCAAACCGATGTCGGCGCAACCTGCGGACTCAACGAGGTCATCTCTCAGTACGAGTTCTGCATTCGGAGAGCTTTGTGCATAATCCTCCGCCGTGGAGACCTGTATCAGCTCTGGACGA ATACGTTGAACGCCAGATTCGACCGATCAGTTTACGACAACTGACTTTCTTTGGGCGGACGTTGACCGAGTCAAGACTTTTAAGCTCGGCCAACTATGTGCGCACAGAGCTTCCAACGAG ACTAGCACACCGTCTCCGGGACATACAAAAGCTGCCTTACGCTGTGGTTGCTAACCCTCACTTCTCCCTGGTATATGAACTCTACTATAAAGCTTTTGAGAGATTCCGTACTGTGCCCGAGATACGAACGCTCGACGATAATGATCGATTCTGTGACATCCTGCGGAAGACGCTCAAAGAGCACTTGGTTGTGATACCAAGGCTGGCCATGGGAGTTCTTGAATGCCGTGGGCTTTTGCCGGCAGAAGCAATGGACCAATTCATGAATACGTTGCTCAGGGCG AGGATTTCTCGTCGAGTTATTGCGGAACAGCACCTGGCATTGACGGAAACCTTTAATTCGCCGTGGCACTTCCCTGGATCACAAGATCGGACAGACCTAAATGCAGATTTTGTCGGCGAGGTATTCCTAAAGTGCAACGCCAAAGAAGTCGTAGAGCGATGCGGCAAGCTGGTACAAGACATTATTCGGCAGAGTTCTGGGTCAGATAAGATCCCAGAGATATCTGTGCAGGGGCATTTGGACGCCACTTTTCCGTACATGCTCAGTCACCTGGAGTATATCATTGGCGAACTCCTGCGTAATTCGATCCAGGCTGTGAGCGAGAGATATCAAGGTCTCAACCAAACACCACCCCCCATCGAGGTGCTGATTTGTGAAGCACCTCAACATGTGATTATGCGCGTTTCGGACCAAGGGGGAGGCATACCCCGAGAGATTCTGCCATACTTGTGGTCTTTTACGAAGGGTCCCCACAGCAAAGTACGACTGGAAAATTTAGGACAGGTCCCGGCAATGGCAGCTACACTACAGGAGCTCTCAGTGTCTAGCGACATAAAACATGCAGACAAAGAGACATTTCGAGAGAGCTCTCTAGACACGCTGACTTCGCGGCCTCCAGATCTTAGGCTGGGGATAGGGCTGCCAATGAGCAGAGTCTATGCAGAGTACTGGGCAGGTAGTCTGGAGCTGCACAGCTTAGAGGGATACGGCGTGGACGCGTTCCTTCAGATATCGAAGCTCGGCAACAAGAACGAGCAAGTGACGACAAGAGCAGCAATTGATGCCGTATGA
- a CDS encoding uncharacterized protein (transcript_id=CADANIAT00004240): protein MLNNREKESKTNVYPSFLPKTNWILQIRIATTLAMQSDLVDG from the exons ATG CTCAATAACAGGGAAAAAGAGAGCAAGACCAACGTCTATCCATCCTTTCTTCCGAAGACTAACTGGATTCTCCAGATTAGG ATTGCCACTACACTCGCAATGCAATCCGACCTCGTTGATGGCTGA
- a CDS encoding uncharacterized protein (transcript_id=CADANIAT00004244) has product MCRSEAYNFNKLNSKKQPSYLGAAMTTSVLEREEESKHDSSSGTDPDIITGILPDTDTTNADDLILQANGHKPQLRRQFNWLSALGLGFSITNSWVGYLSNFGQNMKYGGPRLVIVGLLLAFIAQSIISIGLAEIGSAFPSSGGQYHFCFLLAPRRSRRFAAYVIGWMSVVAWWVTTNPCLRRIQEDLSYLPDHLASVYRRRSNDAFRSYRTDDGQIALHIAEEMQHPGRRVPQIIITTLMIGLATTLPLFIALLLFSSDTVEIMDSPLPSAELIHQATGSRTGTMFLIIWILIVYISCLPSQWVTSGRLAWAFARDNGTPFPRYFSAISPTFQFPVRTTTAAFVFVLLYGLLYLASTTAFNSIITSAVLFLNITYAVPQGILLLQRARSLLTSSSKTNTDMSILPPRYLSLGPLLGSLCNAFSILWIIVLGVFVCLPPEIPVNLASANYTPAVAVGIFGLILLFWGLGGRKMFEGPQVDWEGLELGLRVRVGKLACLSFPRFVSGGHV; this is encoded by the exons ATGTGTAGATCTGAAGCGTACAACTTTAACAAACTGAACAGTAAAAAGCAACCTTCCTATCTTGGAGCAGCCATGACAACGAGTGTCctagagagagaagaagaaagcaagcaTGACTCATCCAGCGGAACTGACCCAGATATTATCACCGGCATCCTCCCAGACACAGATACTACCAACGCAGAtgacctcatcctccaagcaAACGGCCACAAGCCCCAGCTCCGCCGGCAGTTTAACTGGCTGTCAGCCCTGGGCCTCGGCTTCTCCATCACAAACTCATGGGTGGGGTACTTG AGCAACTTTGGCCAGAACATGAAATATGGTGGTCCGCGCCTTGTCATCGTCGGGCTGTTACTCGCCTTTATCGCACAGTCAATTATCAGCATCGGCCTTGCGGAGATTGGGTCTGCGTTTCCGTCGTCCGGCGGCCAGTATCatttttgcttcttgctgGCCCCGCGCAGATCTAGGAGGTTTGCGGCGTATGTCATCGGGTGGATGTCCGTTGTTGCGTGGTGGGTTACGAC TAATCCCTGTCTTCGTCGCATCCAAGAAGATCTCAGTTATCTGCCAGATCACCTTGCTTCTGTCTATCGTCGGCGTAGCAATGACGCTTTTCGTTCCTACCG GACTGATGATGGCCAAATAGCCCTCCACATCGCCGAAGAAATGCAGCACCCCGGCCGCCGTGTGCCGCAGATTATTATCACGACGCTGATGATCGGTCTGGCAACGACTTTGCCGCTTTTCATAGCACTACTGCTGTTTTCAAGTGATACAGTGGAGATCATGGACTCCCCTCTTCCAAGCGCAGAGCTTATCCATCAGGC GACTGGCAGTAGGACAGGCACAATGTTTCTCATTATATGGATTCTAATCGTCTATATCT CATGCCTACCTTCCCAATGGGTAACCAGCGGCCGACTTGCCTGGGCTTTTGCACGAGAT AACGGCACCCCCTTTCCTCGCTACTTCAGTGCCATCAGTCCTACATTTCAATTCCCCGTCCGCACTACGACAGCCGCATTTGTCTTCGTCCTGCTCTATGGGCTGCTCTACCTAGCTTCCACAACGGCCTTCAACTCAATAATCACCTCTGCAGTGCTGTTTCTGAATATCACGTATGCGGTACCGCAGGGAATTCTTTTGCTCCAGCGAGCACGATCACTGCTcaccagcagctcaaagacGAATACGGATATGAGCATTCTTCCTCCCAGGTACCTGAGTCTTGGGCCCCTTCTCGGTTCACTCTGCAACGCCTTCTCAATCCTGTGGATTATTGTCCTGGGTGTATTCGTTTGCCTCCCGCCTGAGATTCCGGTGAACCTTGCGTCGGCAAATTATACGCCTGCTGTTGCAGTCGGAATCTTTGGCCTTATTTTGCTGTTTTGGGGGCTTGGTGGGAGGAAGATGTTTGAAGGGCCGCAGGTTGATTGGGAGGGGTTGGAGTTAGGGTTGAGGGTGAGG GTGGGCAAGCTG GCATGTTTGTCCTTTCCTCGATTTGTTTCTGGCGGTCATGTTTGA